A genomic region of Glycine max cultivar Williams 82 chromosome 15, Glycine_max_v4.0, whole genome shotgun sequence contains the following coding sequences:
- the LOC102659832 gene encoding putative pentatricopeptide repeat-containing protein At1g19290 — protein MDDAVRIRDEMERVGLRVNVFVCNALVNGYCKQGQVGKAEKVFRGMGGWNVRPDFYSYNTLLDGYCREGRMGKAFMLCEEMIREGIDPSVVTYNMVLKGLVDVGSYGDALSLWRLMVERGVAPNEVSYCTLLDCFFKMGDFDRAMKLWKEILGRGFSKSTVAFNTMIGGLGKMGKVVEAQAVFDRMKELGCSPDEITYRTLSDGYCKIVCVVEAFRIKDTMERQTMSPSIEMYNSLINGLFKSRKSSDVANLLVEMQRRGLSPKAVTYGTHISGWCNEEKLDKAFSLYFEMIERGFSPSSVICSKIVISLYKYDRINEATGILDKMVDFDLLTVHKCSDKSVKNDFISLEAQGIADSLDKSAVCNSLPNSIVYNIAIYGLCKSGKIDEVRSVLSILLSRGFLHDNFTYGTLIHACSAAGDVDGAFNIRDEMVERGLIPNITTYNALINGLCKVGNMDRAQRLFHKLPQKGLVPNVVTYNILISGYCRIGDLNEASKLREKMIEGGIS, from the coding sequence ATGGATGATGCAGTTAGGATTCGAGATGAGATGGAGAGGGTGGGGTTGAGGGTGAATGTGTTTGTTTGTAATGCATTGGTTAATGGGTATTGCAAGCAAGGTCAGGTTGGGAAGGCTGAGAAGGTGTTTAGGGGGATGGGGGGTTGGAATGTGAGACCAGATTTTTATAGCTATAATACACTGTTGGATGGGTACTGCAGGGAAGGGAGGATGGGCAAGGCTTTTATGCTTTGCGAGGAGATGATACGGGAGGGGATTGATCCGTCGGTTGTGACCTATAATATGGTTCTCAAGGGGTTGGTTGATGTGGGGTCTTATGGGGATGCTTTGAGCCTTTGGCGTTTGATGGTGGAACGAGGTGTGGCGCCAAATGAGGTCAGCTATTGTACTCTGCTTGATTGCTTTTTCAAAATGGGAGATTTTGACAGAGCTATGAAGCTTTGGAAAGAGATTTTGGGTCGGGGTTTTAGTAAGAGCACAGTTGCATTCAATACGATGATTGGTGGGTTAGGCAAGATGGGGAAAGTCGTGGAAGCACAGGCTGTTTTTGATAGGATGAAGGAACTTGGATGCTCACCAGATGAAATAACATATAGGACTTTGAGTGATGGATATTGTAAAATTGTTTGTGTTGTTGAAGCTTTTAGAATTAAAGATACGATGGAAAGACAGACAATGTCTCCTTCCATAGAAATGTACAATTCCCTTATTAATGGACTTTTTAAGTCTAGGAAGTCGAGTGATGTTGCTAATCTTCTTGTTGAGATGCAGAGAAGAGGACTATCACCAAAAGCTGTTACCTATGGTACTCATATTTCTGGTTGGTGCAATGAAGAGAAGTTGGACAAAGCTTTCAGTTTATATTTTGAGATGATTGAAAGAGGGTTCTCTCCTAGTTCAGTTATCTGTAGCAAAATAGTCATCAGTCTTTATAAGTATGATAGAATCAATGAAGCAACTGGGATCCTAGACAAGATGGTGGATTTTGATCTTCTTACAGTTCATAAATGTTCTGATAAGTCTGTTAAAAATGATTTCATAAGTCTAGAAGCTCAGGGAATTGCGGACTCTCTTGATAAGAGTGCTGTATGTAATTCTCTTCCCAACAGTATTGTGTACAACATAGCTATCTATGGTCTTTGTAAGTCTGGGAAGATTGATGAAGTAAGAAGTGTTCTGTCTATTTTGTTGTCTAGAGGGTTTCTTCACGATAATTTTACATATGGTACCCTAATTCATGCCTGTTCAGCTGCTGGTGATGTGGATGGCGCTTTCAACATAAGGGATGAGATGGTGGAAAGAGGTCTTATCCCAAATATTACTACTTATAATGCGTTAATAAATGGGTTGTGCAAAGTAGGAAATATGGATAGAGCACAGAGACTTTTCCATAAACTTCCTCAAAAAGGCTTAGTTCCCAATGTTGTTACCTATAATATACTAATCAGTGGTTACTGTAGAATTGGTGATCTTAATGAAGCCTCTAAATTGAGAGAGAAGATGATAGAAGGAGGGATTTCTTGA